A genomic region of Xiphophorus couchianus chromosome 18, X_couchianus-1.0, whole genome shotgun sequence contains the following coding sequences:
- the slc46a1 gene encoding proton-coupled folate transporter — MDEPDTAAILPEDLLGASSTDDQLSDSEDRKDDAGLPTATTSVPPSCRCPVPVSVEPVLFLSMFSLALQAPLTTQYLWDRISEDLGYNGSRRSGCSNSSLDPDPLQKEVETLTAHWNLYMSLGGFSVGLVVVPLLGSWSDVAGRRTVLILPNFGLALQAVVYLVVMYLKLPVVYFLVGRLLSGLSGDFNAVLAGCFSYVADISDRRSRTFRVAVLEACLGISGMLASIIGGQWRRAQGYINPFWLVLATNLASALYAYLFIRESVRPDPSARLLSARHYKAVWRLYSTGGISGEGGGALLHRGKLWLYTLCFFLVVAVHFGTRELYVLYELSSPLCWDSALIGYGSAAQNLAYLSSLLGLKAMQRCLQDSWVALVGLVSNITGLVVFSVADTTQLMFTGYCLCFLFMASTPVLRSKLSKLVDPSEQGALFACVACVESLCFLVGSSLFNSIYPATLHFMKGFSFLFAAIILLIPTAIIGALQCLDQRRERRDSTS; from the exons ATGGACGAGCCGGACACGGCAGCGATCCTACCCGAAGACCTCCTCGGCGCCTCGTCGACGGATGACCAGCTGTCCGATTCTGAGGACCGCAAAGACGACGCAGGTCTACCGACCGCCACCACCTCTGTGCCGCCGTCGTGCCGGTGCCCTGTCCCGGTGTCCGTGGAGCCGGTGCTTTTCCTCTCCATGTTCTCCCTGGCTCTCCAGGCCCCTCTGACCACGCAGTACCTGTGGGACCGAATTAGTGAGGACCTCGGCTACAATGGCTCCAGGAGGTCTGGGTGCAGCAACAGCTCACTGGACCCGGACCCGCTGCAAAAG gaaGTTGAAACTCTGACAGCTCACTGGAACCTGTACATGAGCCTCGGGGGGTTTTCTGTCGGGCTCGTGGTTGTCCCACTCCTGGGCTCTTGGAGCGATGTAGCAGGTCGCAGAACCGTCCTCATCCTCCCCAACTTCGGCCTGGCGCTACAGGCCGTGGTCTACCTCGTGGTGATGTACCTCAAGCTGCCTGTGGTTTACTTTCTGGTGGGCCGGCTGCTCAGTGGCCTCTCGGGGGATTTCAACGCCGTTCTGGCCGGCTGCTTTTCCTACGTGGCGGACATCAGCGACAGGAGGTCCCGCACCTTCAGGGTGGCGGTTCTGGAAGCTTGTCTGGGCATTTCAGGGATGTTGGCCAGCATCATAGGAGGCCAGTGGCGGCGGGCACAAGG ttacaTCAACCCGTTCTGGCTGGTCCTGGCCACCAACTTGGCCTCAGCTCTCTATGCCTACCTGTTCATCCGAGAGTCCGTCCGTCCGGACCCGAGCGCTAGGCTCCTCTCCGCTCGCCACTATAAAGCCGTCTGGCGCCTCTACTCCACAGGAGGCATCAGCGGCGAAGGCGGTGGAGCGCTGCTTCACAGGGGCAAGCTGTGGCTCTACACGCTGTGCTTCTTCCTAGTGGTGGCCGTTCACTTCGGCACCAGAGAGCTGTACGTGCTGTACGAGCTGAGCTCCCCGCTGTGCTGGGACTCGGCTCTGATTGGCTACGGGTCGGCCGCTCAGAACCTGGCCTACCTGAGCAGCCTGCTGGGGCTGAAGGCCATGCAGCGCTGCCTGCAGGACTCCTGGGTGGCTCTGGTGGGCCTTGTGTCGAACATTACTGGGCTGGTGGTCTTCTCTGTGGCGGATACCACCCAGCTTATGTTCACAG GttactgtttgtgtttcctcttCATGGCTTCCACTCCCGTCCTCAGGTCAAAGCTCTCCAAGTTGGTTGACCCATCAGAACAAG GGGCCTTGTTCGCCTGCGTTGCCTGTGTGGAGAGCTTGTGTTTCCTTGTGGGCAGCAGCCTCTTTAACTCCATCTATCCAGCCACTCTGCATTTCATGAAGGGCTTCTCGTTCCTGTTTGctgccatcatcctcctcatTCCTACTGCAATAATTGG AGCTCTACAGTGTTTGGACCAGCGGAGGGAACGCAGGGACTCTACATCCTGA
- the sarm1 gene encoding NAD(+) hydrolase SARM1, translating into MLLSLTLFLFRLHRRLSFMFSSDRLTVPDYVSRLQRGRSGSGCEPKPVSPGLSADVQAVLKDSLPALREAIRNLKAAKENSDSDETRRAVAEIYQLVEEAWVLPTVGRQVAEEICNRIRLDGGLELLLQLQQTSAVEIIYESAKLLEQILISENRDYVARIGLGVILNLTRQQDDAQLARSVSGILEHMFKHTEETSVQLISNGALDALLFWCRGTDPTVLRHCAVALANCAMYGGHRCQRWMIEKQAAEWLFPLAFSKEDELIRFHACLAVTVLAANREIEKEVVRSGTLELVEPFIASLDPDDFARCLLDSADCMQGKTASDLQHLLPLLDGTRVEGKCIAAFYLCVETSIKSRQRNTKIFQEIGAVQSLKRIVMYSSNGTVSSLAKRALSMMGEEVPKRILSCVPNWKTCEVQTWLQQVGFSAFSDRFQELQVDGDLLLNITDEDLSSDLNMAAGLTRKRFLRDLRVLKTYADYSTCDPNNMADWLAEVDPRFRQYTYGLVQSGVDRNNVENLTDQQLQHDCHIDNGVHRAKILSTASRPLKPSHTDAQPPGPDVFISYRRTTGSQLASLLKVHLQVRGYSVFIDVEKLEAGKFEDKLIQSVQRARNFILVLSANALDKCMGDTAMKDWVHKEIATALSGKKNIVPVTDNFMWPDPMSLPEDMRAILNFNGIKWSHEYQEATIEKIIRFLKGRHDTTDAPDESKSQKKK; encoded by the exons ATGCTCTTGTCTTTGACGCTCTTCCTGTTTAGGCTCCATCGACGTCTCTCCTTCATGTTCAGCTCAGACAGACTCACTGTCCCGGACTATGTCAGCCGGCTGCAGAGAGGGAGGAGCGGCTCCGGCTGCGAGCCCAAGCCGGTCTCTCCGGGTCTCAGCGCCGACGTCCAGGCCGTCTTGAAGGACTCCCTCCCTGCCCTGCGCGAAGCCATCAGGAACCTCAAGGCAGCCAAGGAAAACTCGGACTCAGACGAGACCCGCAGGGCCGTGGCGGAGATTTACCAGCTGGTGGAGGAGGCCTGGGTGCTGCCCACGGTGGGGCGTCAGGTGGCCGAGGAGATCTGCAACAGGATCCGGCTGGATGGAGGCCTGGagctgctgcttcagctgcagcagacatCAGCTGTGGAGATTATCTATGAGTCTGCAAAGCTGCTGGAGCAGATTTTGATCTCAGAGAACAG GGACTATGTAGCACGTATCGGTTTGGGGGTCATCCTTAACCTGACTCGACAGCAGGACGATGCCCAGCTGGCTCGCAGCGTCTCTGGCATCCTGGAGCACATGTTCAAACACACCGAGGAGACGTCTGTCCAGCTCATCTCCAACGGTGCCCTGGACGCCCTCCTCTTCTGGTGCCGGGGCACGGACCCCACCGTGCTGCGCCACTGTGCCGTGGCATTGGCCAACTGCGCAATGTATGGGGGCCACCGCTGTCAGCGTTGGATGATTGAGAAGCAGGCGGCAGAGTGGCTTTTCCCTCTGGCGTTTTCCAAAGAAGACGAGCTCATCCGCTTCCACGCCTGCCTAGCAGTGACGGTGTTGGCTGCGAACAGGGAGATTGAGAAAGAGGTGGTGAGGTCTGGAACGCTGGAGTTGGTGGAGCCTTTCATCGCCTCTTTGGATCCGGATGACTTCGCCCGCTGCTTACTGGACAGTGCAGACTGCATGCAGGGAAAGACAGCATCTGACCTTCAGCACCTTTTGCCATTATTAGATGGCACGAGAGTGGAGGGGAAATGTATTGCAGCCTTTTATCTCTGTGTTGAGACCAGTATCAAGTCCCGCCAGCGCAACACTAAG ATATTTCAAGAGATCGGTGCAGTGCAGAGCCTTAAAAGAATCGTCATGTACTCCAGTAATGGGACGGTCTCCAGTCTCGCCAAGAGGGCCCTGAGTATGATGGGAGAAGAAGTCCCAAAGCGAATCTTGTCTTGTGTGCCCAACTGGAAGACCTGCGAGGTGCAGACATGGCTGCAGCAGGTTGGCTTCAGTGCCTTCAGCGACCGCTTTCAG GAGCTTCAGGTGGATGGAGATCTCCTACTGAACATCACAGATGAAGATCTAAGCTCTGATCTCAACATGGCTGCAGGTCTCACCCGCAAGAG GTTTCTTAGAGACTTGCGTGTGCTGAAGACCTACGCCGACTACTCTACATGTGACCCCAACAACATGGCTGACTGGTTGGCTGAGGTGGATCCCCGTTTTCGACAGTACACCTATGGCCTGGTCCAGTCAGGCGTGGACCGCAACAACGTGGAGAACCTGACtgaccagcagctgcagcacgACTGCCATATTGATAACGGAGTCCACCGAGCGAAGATACTGTCCACCGCCAGCAGGCCGTTAAAGCCGAGCCACACAGACGCCCAGCCTCCAGGCCCTGACGTGTTCATCAGCTACCGTCGGACCACTGGTTCCCAACTGGCCAG CCTTTTGAAGGTGCACCTGCAGGTCAGAGGATACAGTGTTTTTATAGATGTGGAGAAGCTGGAGGCGGGTAAATTTGAAGACAAACTAATCCAGAGCGTACAGAGGGCACGCAACTTCATCCTGGTCCTGTCTGCCAACGCGCTCGACAAGTGCATGGGCGACACCGCCATGAAGGACTGGGTGCATAAG GAAATAGCCACGGCCCTGAGTGGTAAAAAGAACATTGTCCCCGTCACAGATAACTTCATGTGGCCTGACCCCATGTCACTGCCAGAGGATATGAGAGCTATCCTCAACTTCAATGGCATTAA ATGGTCTCATGAATATCAGGAAGCTACAATTGAGAAAATCATCCGCTTTCTCAAAGGACGCCACGACACAACTGACGCCCCAGACGAATCCAAAagtcagaagaagaaataa